The following are encoded together in the Streptomyces flavofungini genome:
- the dapD gene encoding 2,3,4,5-tetrahydropyridine-2,6-dicarboxylate N-succinyltransferase: MTDTPSVDTSRTTGAVAAGLATVAADGTVLDTWFPAPELVAEPGPAGSERLSAERAVELLGEGAAKAIGPDARRGVEVVAVRTVIASLDDKPLDAHDVYLRLHLLSHRLVKPHGANLDGMFGFLANVAWTSLGPVAVDDLEKVRLNARAEGLHLAVTSVDKFPRMTDYVAPKGVRIGDADRVRLGAHLAAGTTVMHEGFVNFNAGTLGTSMVEGRISAGVVVGDGSDIGGGASTMGTLSGGGNVRIVIGERCLIGAEAGVGIALGDECVVEAGLYVTAGTRVTMPDGEIVKARDLSGASNILFRRNSVTGAVEARPNNAVWGGLNDVLHSHN; the protein is encoded by the coding sequence ATGACCGATACGCCTTCTGTTGACACCTCCCGTACGACCGGCGCCGTCGCCGCCGGGCTCGCCACCGTCGCCGCCGACGGCACCGTCCTCGACACCTGGTTCCCCGCCCCCGAGCTCGTCGCCGAGCCCGGCCCCGCCGGGTCCGAGCGGCTCTCCGCCGAGCGCGCCGTGGAACTGCTCGGCGAGGGCGCGGCGAAGGCCATCGGGCCCGACGCCCGCCGTGGCGTGGAGGTCGTCGCCGTCCGCACGGTCATCGCGTCCCTGGACGACAAGCCGCTGGACGCGCACGACGTCTACCTGCGCCTGCACCTGCTCAGCCACCGCCTGGTCAAGCCGCACGGCGCGAACCTCGACGGCATGTTCGGCTTCCTCGCCAACGTCGCCTGGACCTCGCTCGGCCCGGTCGCCGTCGACGACCTGGAGAAGGTCCGCCTGAACGCCCGCGCCGAGGGCCTGCACCTCGCGGTGACCTCGGTCGACAAGTTCCCGCGCATGACGGACTACGTCGCCCCCAAGGGCGTCCGCATCGGCGACGCCGACCGGGTGCGGCTCGGCGCGCACCTCGCGGCGGGCACCACCGTGATGCACGAGGGCTTCGTGAACTTCAACGCGGGCACGCTCGGCACCTCCATGGTCGAGGGCCGCATCTCCGCCGGTGTCGTCGTCGGCGACGGCTCCGACATCGGTGGCGGCGCCTCCACGATGGGCACCCTGTCCGGCGGCGGCAACGTCCGCATCGTCATCGGCGAACGCTGCCTGATCGGCGCCGAGGCCGGTGTGGGCATCGCGCTCGGCGACGAGTGCGTGGTCGAGGCCGGTCTGTACGTCACCGCGGGCACGCGCGTCACGATGCCCGACGGTGAGATCGTCAAGGCCCGCGACCTGTCCGGCGCCTCGAACATCCTCTTCCGCCGCAACTCGGTCACCGGCGCCGTCGAGGCCCGCCCGAACAACGCGGTCTGGGGCGGCCTGAACGACGTGCTGCACAGCCACAACTGA
- a CDS encoding SigE family RNA polymerase sigma factor, which yields MDAESQDRFREFVESRSAALLRTAVLLCGGDRHAAEDQLQTALVKVAGRWSRVGDPEAYVRQVLYRQQVSRWRLKWPRREVAVAEPPERADDGGEGAAELRVVMRGALARLTPRQRSVLVLRYFEDLPEADVARILGCSVGTVRSTTHRSLARLRTLAPELAGLGPAVAEAPPSRDISPVEVRP from the coding sequence ATGGATGCCGAGAGCCAGGACCGCTTCCGGGAGTTCGTGGAGAGCAGATCCGCCGCCTTGCTGAGGACCGCCGTGCTGCTGTGCGGCGGCGACCGGCACGCCGCCGAGGACCAGTTGCAGACCGCCCTGGTGAAGGTCGCGGGCCGGTGGAGCAGGGTCGGGGACCCGGAGGCATATGTCCGGCAGGTCCTCTACCGCCAGCAGGTCAGCCGGTGGCGCCTGAAGTGGCCGCGCCGCGAGGTGGCCGTCGCCGAACCGCCCGAGCGGGCCGACGACGGCGGGGAGGGCGCCGCCGAGCTGCGCGTCGTGATGCGGGGCGCGCTCGCCCGGCTCACCCCGCGCCAGCGTTCCGTGCTCGTCCTGCGCTACTTCGAGGATCTGCCGGAGGCCGACGTCGCCCGGATCCTCGGGTGCTCCGTCGGCACCGTCCGCAGCACCACGCACCGCTCCCTGGCCCGGCTGCGCACCCTCGCCCCCGAACTGGCCGGACTCGGCCCGGCCGTCGCCGAGGCCCCGCCGTCCCGTGACATCTCGCCTGTGGAGGTACGTCCGTGA
- a CDS encoding WD40 repeat domain-containing protein, translating to MNVDQLVREALQEQAAEQGGPRGDLAGRVLATRRRRRARTIAGAALGTAAAVVVGVTALDSGNEDAPPASASRTADVIARPGQSVPRDFVAAGKTGLAGYSVSRDVPQRNGDQLLVRSYFLLNPTTMKYEKADAKWAWVAVAPGMRTAAVLEGELPARRVGMLDLRTGRVTRWITLAHGVAGVEWSPDGKRLVATAYRKNPDRKVAVPGNSSVGWPKHHGSRTGYVLIEADSGKVGPFRDVPQPDPDKEGMFPGVSRQDLHFNQDGTRLYVQQYARQGKKDYRDWYTLSGRPTTAPAAEKHAGRPEAGLSPDGRYLADDGNAKGSAIRDPRTGEQVARVPSSEQLAWADSKRLVALACDPARCTGKDADRKRLVLVTVGSEKTVPLTAVRTAPQGYKRVWTPMLTAR from the coding sequence GTGAACGTTGACCAGCTGGTGCGCGAGGCGCTCCAGGAACAGGCCGCCGAGCAGGGCGGACCGCGCGGGGACCTGGCGGGCCGGGTGCTCGCCACCAGGCGCCGCCGACGCGCCCGGACGATCGCCGGCGCCGCGCTCGGCACGGCCGCCGCCGTCGTCGTGGGCGTGACCGCCCTCGACTCCGGGAACGAGGACGCGCCCCCGGCGAGCGCGTCCCGCACGGCCGACGTGATCGCGCGCCCCGGCCAGTCGGTGCCCCGCGACTTCGTCGCCGCCGGGAAGACCGGCCTGGCCGGATACTCCGTCAGCCGCGACGTCCCGCAGCGCAACGGCGACCAACTCCTCGTCCGCTCCTACTTCCTGCTGAACCCCACGACCATGAAGTACGAGAAGGCCGACGCGAAGTGGGCCTGGGTCGCCGTCGCCCCCGGCATGCGGACCGCCGCCGTCCTGGAGGGCGAACTGCCCGCACGCCGCGTCGGGATGCTCGACCTGCGCACGGGCCGGGTGACGCGCTGGATCACCCTGGCGCACGGCGTCGCGGGCGTCGAGTGGTCGCCGGACGGCAAGCGTCTGGTGGCGACCGCGTACCGCAAGAACCCGGACCGGAAGGTCGCCGTGCCCGGCAACAGCTCCGTGGGCTGGCCGAAGCACCACGGCAGCCGCACCGGCTACGTCCTGATCGAGGCCGACTCGGGCAAGGTCGGCCCGTTCCGCGACGTGCCCCAGCCCGATCCGGACAAGGAGGGCATGTTCCCCGGCGTCTCGCGCCAGGACCTGCACTTCAACCAGGACGGCACCCGGCTCTACGTCCAGCAGTACGCGCGCCAGGGCAAGAAGGACTACCGCGACTGGTACACCCTGAGCGGCAGGCCGACCACCGCGCCGGCCGCCGAGAAGCACGCGGGTCGGCCCGAGGCCGGGCTCTCGCCCGACGGCAGGTACCTCGCCGACGACGGCAACGCCAAGGGCTCCGCGATCCGCGACCCGCGCACCGGCGAGCAGGTCGCGCGGGTGCCCAGCAGCGAACAGCTCGCCTGGGCCGACAGCAAGCGGCTCGTCGCCCTGGCCTGCGACCCCGCCCGGTGCACCGGCAAGGACGCGGACCGCAAGCGGCTCGTCCTCGTGACCGTCGGCAGCGAGAAGACCGTGCCGCTGACCGCGGTCCGCACCGCGCCCCAGGGCTACAAGCGGGTCTGGACCCCGATGCTCACGGCCCGCTGA
- the dapA gene encoding 4-hydroxy-tetrahydrodipicolinate synthase: MTAASAPPTPPATPSAHAPFGRALCAMVTPFTASGALDLDGAQVLADRLVTDGCEGLVLSGTTGESPTTSDAEKSALVRAVREAVGGRATLVAGVGSNDTAHTGELALQAEKAGADGLLVVTPYYSKPPQEAVEAHFRAVADVSGLPVVLYDIPGRTGTRIEPDTMLRLAEHPRIVAVKDCAYDLLGSAKVMAGSDLAYYAGCDEFALPLYALGGAGFISTVANVAPRSLRAIVDAFDAGDTARAARGQRQLTELIELMMASGLPGTVTAKALLDALGLPAGPVRAPLLPADRNAVDGLLAAYEALGGALPAGAVQRAVSIGVQTRL; the protein is encoded by the coding sequence ATGACCGCAGCCTCCGCACCCCCCACGCCCCCCGCGACCCCTTCCGCACACGCGCCCTTCGGTCGCGCCCTGTGCGCCATGGTCACGCCCTTCACCGCCTCCGGCGCCCTCGACCTCGACGGCGCCCAGGTCCTCGCCGACCGGCTGGTCACGGACGGCTGCGAGGGCCTGGTCCTGTCCGGCACCACGGGCGAGTCCCCGACGACGTCCGACGCCGAGAAGAGCGCGCTCGTGCGGGCCGTCCGGGAGGCGGTCGGCGGGCGGGCCACGCTGGTCGCGGGCGTCGGGAGCAACGACACCGCGCACACCGGCGAACTGGCCCTGCAGGCCGAGAAGGCAGGCGCCGACGGGCTGCTCGTGGTCACGCCGTACTACAGCAAGCCGCCCCAGGAAGCGGTCGAGGCGCACTTCCGCGCGGTCGCGGACGTGTCCGGCCTGCCGGTGGTCCTCTACGACATCCCGGGCCGCACCGGCACCCGCATCGAACCGGACACGATGCTGCGCCTCGCGGAGCACCCGCGGATCGTGGCGGTGAAGGACTGCGCGTACGACCTGCTGGGCTCCGCCAAGGTGATGGCGGGCTCGGACCTCGCCTACTACGCGGGCTGCGACGAGTTCGCGCTGCCGCTGTACGCGCTCGGCGGAGCGGGCTTCATCAGCACCGTCGCCAACGTGGCGCCGCGCAGCCTGCGGGCGATCGTGGACGCGTTCGACGCGGGCGACACGGCCCGCGCGGCACGGGGGCAGCGGCAGCTCACCGAGCTGATCGAGCTGATGATGGCCTCCGGGCTGCCCGGCACGGTCACGGCGAAGGCGCTGCTCGACGCGCTCGGCCTGCCCGCGGGCCCGGTCCGGGCACCGCTGCTGCCCGCCGACCGGAACGCGGTCGACGGGCTGCTCGCGGCGTACGAGGCGCTGGGCGGCGCACTGCCCGCGGGGGCGGTTCAGCGGGCCGTGAGCATCGGGGTCCAGACCCGCTTGTAG
- a CDS encoding SGNH/GDSL hydrolase family protein — protein MTTHPYERYVAVGDSQTEGIGDGDERHGYRGWADRLAEILAAESPDFAYANLAVRGRLAEQVRDEQLAPALALKPDLATVVAGMGDLVRPGYDAARTARAVEEMFAELTSAGARVVTVTFPDIGRIAPLARRAQPRVVELNARIRAAADRHGVVVLDLFPQRITADPRLWSRDRTHASPVGHARIAAGVADLLGLPGHEDWARPLPPLAPVSALGGAAQEVRWLVGAMGPWARRRVRRGGGAGGAHRAKRPGLDAVTLPAPERA, from the coding sequence ATGACCACGCATCCGTACGAGCGTTACGTCGCCGTCGGAGACAGCCAGACCGAGGGGATCGGCGACGGCGACGAACGGCACGGCTACCGCGGCTGGGCCGACCGGCTCGCGGAGATCCTCGCCGCCGAGAGCCCCGACTTCGCGTACGCCAACCTGGCCGTGCGCGGCCGCCTGGCGGAGCAGGTCAGGGACGAGCAACTGGCCCCCGCCCTGGCGCTCAAACCGGACCTCGCGACCGTCGTCGCGGGCATGGGCGACCTGGTCAGGCCCGGCTACGACGCCGCCCGCACCGCCCGCGCCGTCGAGGAGATGTTCGCCGAACTCACCTCGGCGGGCGCCCGCGTGGTGACCGTGACCTTCCCCGACATCGGCCGCATCGCCCCGCTGGCCCGCCGCGCCCAGCCGCGCGTCGTGGAGCTCAACGCCCGGATCCGGGCCGCCGCCGACCGGCACGGTGTCGTGGTCCTCGACCTGTTCCCGCAGCGGATCACCGCCGACCCGCGGCTGTGGAGCCGCGACCGCACCCACGCGAGCCCCGTCGGCCACGCCCGCATCGCCGCCGGCGTCGCCGATCTGCTCGGCCTCCCCGGGCACGAGGACTGGGCGCGCCCGCTGCCGCCGCTCGCCCCGGTGTCGGCGCTCGGGGGCGCGGCCCAGGAGGTGCGCTGGCTCGTCGGGGCGATGGGGCCCTGGGCGCGGCGGCGGGTGCGGCGCGGCGGGGGCGCGGGCGGCGCGCACCGGGCGAAACGCCCCGGACTCGACGCGGTCACCCTGCCCGCACCCGAACGGGCTTGA
- a CDS encoding antibiotic biosynthesis monooxygenase, which translates to MTRRAPAHPDPTRSDIGLTFFSTWHVGTPERQRAAVAAIAHAWESRPWPHEGLLGYHVYAGADGATLMHHSQWRDEESYQDFFAHGRDARNDEIDAAVPGIERLGLTKSELYRSVTPGSGGPAPEAFVTVHVDFDGPDAGRQRKWVDTVLDALATGPVPGLVSAHFHLSTDGTQVVNYAEWETAEAHQRALEAPGAGIGTLSEEWRRVREFPGIVEGRAVRRWRREFGVVPG; encoded by the coding sequence ATGACCCGCCGCGCCCCCGCCCACCCCGACCCGACCCGCTCCGACATCGGCCTCACCTTCTTCAGCACCTGGCACGTCGGCACCCCCGAGCGGCAGCGGGCGGCCGTGGCCGCCATCGCCCACGCCTGGGAGAGCCGCCCCTGGCCGCACGAGGGCCTGCTGGGCTACCACGTGTACGCCGGTGCGGACGGCGCGACCCTGATGCACCACTCGCAGTGGCGGGACGAGGAGTCCTACCAGGACTTCTTCGCGCACGGCCGGGACGCGCGCAACGACGAGATCGACGCGGCGGTGCCCGGCATCGAACGCCTCGGCCTGACCAAGTCCGAGCTGTACCGCAGCGTCACACCGGGCTCCGGGGGCCCCGCGCCCGAGGCGTTCGTGACCGTGCACGTCGACTTCGACGGGCCCGACGCCGGGCGGCAGCGGAAGTGGGTGGACACGGTCCTCGACGCCCTCGCCACCGGGCCCGTCCCCGGCCTGGTCTCGGCGCACTTCCACCTGAGCACCGACGGCACCCAGGTCGTCAACTACGCGGAGTGGGAGACCGCCGAGGCCCATCAGCGGGCGCTGGAGGCCCCGGGCGCCGGCATCGGCACGCTCTCGGAGGAGTGGCGCCGGGTGCGGGAGTTCCCGGGGATCGTGGAGGGGAGGGCGGTACGGCGCTGGCGGCGGGAGTTCGGGGTCGTGCCCGGCTAG
- a CDS encoding SRPBCC family protein — protein MTKDSRRGRARGGGSGRGDGGGRRGARAGGGTTDSTAAADTTGAPGSGVREFEIVREFEVGSPPQQVWDAFATVTGTSGWLWPMEYEPRVGGAAPHGAVVTAWDPPRRLTVRSDGPAVLFAERSTNHLEHLIEPRDGGRRSWVRHAHSGIFTQDWGNQYDAADKHTDFYLHTLREYLTYFAGRPVTYTHLDAPAATTAHDAFTRLALELGLPTDASEGARFRLSAAGADLDAVLDFRTPYFIGLRTDDALYRFFGRNHFGRRIGVSVHDFAAGADAKSAEPAWRDWLTRLYG, from the coding sequence ATGACCAAGGACAGCCGCAGGGGCAGGGCCAGGGGCGGCGGGAGCGGCAGGGGAGACGGCGGCGGCAGGCGCGGTGCCCGTGCCGGTGGCGGCACCACTGACTCCACTGCCGCCGCTGACACCACCGGCGCCCCCGGCAGCGGCGTGCGGGAGTTCGAGATCGTCCGGGAGTTCGAGGTCGGCTCGCCGCCGCAGCAGGTGTGGGACGCGTTCGCCACGGTCACCGGCACCAGCGGCTGGCTCTGGCCGATGGAGTACGAGCCGCGCGTGGGCGGCGCCGCGCCGCACGGCGCCGTCGTCACGGCCTGGGACCCGCCGCGCCGGCTCACGGTCCGCTCCGACGGCCCGGCCGTGCTCTTCGCGGAGCGGAGCACCAACCACCTGGAGCACCTGATCGAGCCCCGCGACGGCGGCCGCCGTTCCTGGGTGCGGCACGCGCACAGCGGGATCTTCACCCAGGACTGGGGGAACCAGTACGACGCGGCGGACAAGCACACCGACTTCTATCTGCACACCCTGCGCGAGTACCTGACGTACTTCGCGGGTCGCCCGGTCACCTACACCCACCTCGACGCCCCCGCCGCCACCACGGCCCACGACGCCTTCACCCGGCTCGCGCTCGAACTCGGCCTGCCCACCGACGCCTCGGAGGGCGCCCGCTTCCGGCTGAGCGCCGCCGGTGCCGACCTGGACGCCGTGCTCGACTTCCGCACGCCGTACTTCATCGGCCTGCGCACCGACGACGCGCTCTACCGCTTCTTCGGCCGCAACCACTTCGGCCGTCGGATCGGCGTCAGCGTCCACGACTTCGCGGCCGGCGCGGACGCCAAGAGCGCGGAGCCCGCGTGGCGGGACTGGCTGACGCGCCTCTACGGCTGA
- a CDS encoding endonuclease/exonuclease/phosphatase family protein: MPHIPRSAAVSTLVATALAAGLLTATASTASADQVRVHDIQGTTRLSPLAGQQVSDVPGIVTGVRGHGSKGFWIQDARPDDDRATSEGVFVYTSSTPTVKTGDAVRVSGTVTEYVPGGAASGNQSLTQITKPTVTVESSGNALPAPVTIGAGSVPAAYAPKGDPAAGNSVNGLPLKPRSYALDLYESLEGMNVRVGSSRVVGATDPYNELWVTVKPHENPTRRGGARYGSYDSQNTGRLQIQQLAPVSEQPFPKANVGDRLTGATEGPLDFNRFGGYTLAARELGEVVPQGKGGKGLQRERTRPQRSGELAVATYNVENLDPGDPQSKFDALAAGVVTNLATPDIVALEEIQDDNGAKNDGTVSAAATLKKFTDAIVAAGGPRYEWRSVDPEDNKDGGQPGGNIRQVFLFNPERVSFTDRAAGDATTPTGVVRVGKRAALTHSPGRIAPTDPAWTNSRKPLAGEFSFRGKPVIVIANHFASKGGDESLTSHHQPPARSSETQRVRQAEVVNSFVRQVRATQRDADVLVVGDINDFEFSATTKALEQGGALRAGIKSLPRSERYSYVFQGNSQVLDQILVSPGVGRFHYDSVHVNAEFAEQNSDHDPQVVRFRP, encoded by the coding sequence ATGCCCCACATACCGAGATCCGCCGCCGTCAGCACCCTCGTCGCCACCGCCCTCGCGGCCGGGCTGCTCACCGCCACCGCCTCCACCGCGTCCGCCGACCAGGTGCGGGTGCACGACATCCAGGGCACGACGCGGCTGTCCCCGCTGGCCGGACAGCAGGTCAGCGACGTGCCGGGCATCGTCACCGGCGTGCGCGGCCACGGCTCGAAGGGCTTCTGGATCCAGGACGCGCGACCGGACGACGACCGCGCGACCAGCGAGGGCGTGTTCGTGTACACCTCCTCGACGCCGACGGTGAAGACGGGCGACGCGGTCCGGGTCTCCGGCACCGTCACCGAGTACGTGCCCGGGGGCGCCGCGTCCGGCAACCAGTCGCTGACCCAGATCACCAAGCCGACGGTGACCGTCGAGTCCTCCGGCAACGCCCTGCCCGCCCCGGTGACCATCGGCGCCGGATCCGTGCCCGCCGCGTACGCCCCCAAGGGGGACCCGGCCGCGGGCAACAGCGTCAACGGGCTGCCCCTGAAGCCCCGTTCCTACGCCCTGGACCTCTACGAGTCCCTGGAGGGCATGAACGTACGCGTCGGCTCCTCCCGCGTCGTCGGCGCGACCGACCCGTACAACGAGCTCTGGGTGACCGTGAAGCCGCACGAGAACCCCACCCGGCGCGGGGGCGCGCGGTACGGCTCGTACGACTCCCAGAACACCGGCAGGCTCCAGATCCAGCAGCTGGCGCCGGTCTCCGAGCAGCCGTTCCCGAAGGCGAACGTCGGGGACCGGCTGACCGGCGCGACTGAGGGGCCGCTGGACTTCAACCGGTTCGGCGGGTACACGCTGGCCGCCAGGGAGCTCGGCGAGGTCGTGCCGCAGGGCAAGGGCGGCAAGGGCCTGCAGCGGGAGCGGACCCGGCCGCAGCGCTCGGGCGAGCTGGCCGTGGCCACGTACAACGTCGAGAACCTCGACCCGGGCGACCCGCAGTCGAAGTTCGACGCGCTCGCCGCCGGTGTGGTCACGAACCTGGCCACGCCCGACATCGTCGCCCTGGAGGAGATCCAGGACGACAACGGCGCGAAGAACGACGGCACGGTGTCCGCCGCTGCGACCCTGAAGAAGTTCACGGACGCGATCGTCGCGGCGGGCGGCCCCCGCTACGAGTGGCGGTCCGTCGACCCCGAGGACAACAAGGACGGCGGCCAGCCGGGCGGCAACATCCGGCAGGTGTTCCTCTTCAACCCCGAGCGCGTGTCGTTCACCGACCGCGCCGCCGGTGACGCGACGACCCCGACGGGCGTCGTCCGCGTCGGCAAGCGGGCCGCGCTCACGCACTCGCCGGGCCGCATCGCCCCGACGGACCCGGCGTGGACCAACAGCCGCAAGCCGCTCGCCGGCGAGTTCTCCTTCCGCGGCAAGCCGGTGATAGTGATCGCCAACCACTTCGCGTCCAAGGGCGGCGACGAGTCCCTGACCTCGCACCACCAGCCGCCGGCGCGCTCCTCGGAGACCCAGCGGGTGCGTCAGGCCGAGGTCGTGAACTCCTTCGTCCGGCAGGTCAGGGCCACCCAGCGGGACGCGGACGTGCTCGTGGTCGGCGACATCAACGACTTCGAGTTCTCCGCCACGACGAAGGCCCTTGAGCAGGGCGGCGCACTGCGCGCCGGGATCAAGTCGCTGCCGCGCTCCGAGCGCTACTCGTACGTCTTCCAGGGCAACTCCCAGGTCCTCGACCAGATCCTGGTCAGCCCGGGCGTGGGCCGCTTCCACTACGACAGCGTGCACGTGAACGCCGAGTTCGCGGAGCAGAACAGCGACCACGACCCGCAGGTGGTGCGCTTCCGGCCGTAG